The Fontisubflavum oceani genomic interval TGCCCGCGAACAGACCCGCGAGATGTTCCGCAAAAAGCTCCGCGCCGGGGAGCTGGATGATACGGTGATTGAGCTGGAAGTCGCTGATACCTCCAATCCGATGCCGATGTTTGAGATTCCCGGTCAACCTGGCGGGATGGGCGGCATGCCTGGTGGAATGAATCTTGGGGATCTGTTTGGCAAAGCCTTTGGCGGGCGCACAGTGCGCAAAAAGATGAGCGTTGCCGCCAGTTATGATCTCTTGATTGACGAGGAGGCCGACAAGCTCCTGGATCAGGAAACCGTTACCCGCGAAGCGCTCCGCGCTGTCGAGCAAAACGGGATCGTGTTTATCGATGAGATCGACAAAGTGTCGGCGCGTTCAGATGCCCGCGGCGCGGATGTGTCTCGCGAAGGGGTGCAACGGGACCTGTTGCCATTGATCGAAGGCACAACCGTCAGCACGAAACACGGGCCGGTCAAAACCGATCATATCCTTTTCATCGCATCCGGCGCGTTCCATATCGCCAAACCCTCTGACTTGCTGCCCGAGCTTCAGGGCCGTTTGCCGATCCGTGTGGAATTGCGCGCCCTGACCGAAGAGGATTTTGTGCGCATCCTGACCGAAACCGACAACGCGCTGACCCTGCAATATACCGCGCTGATGGCGACGGAAGAGGTCGAGGTCAGCTTCACCGAAGATGGGATCGCGGCCCTTGCGCGGATTGCCGCCGAGGTGAATCAAGACGTCGAGAACATCGGTGCAAGGCGGCTTTATACCGTGATGGAACGGGTGTTTGAGGAGTTGAGCTTCACTGCACCCGATCGATCCGGCGAGGCGATTGTCGTCGATGGCAGCTTTGTTGAGAAAAACCTCGGCGCCTTGATGAAATCCGCTGATTTGAGCCGCTACGTGTTGTAGAACGCCCAAGACAGAGATTTTGAGCAGCGATTTTGTGACACGGTATCTCGCAGTTTTGGCACTCCTGACGCTCGCGTCCTGCGCACCCCGCGCAGCGCTGGTCATCGCGCCCAGCGCCAGAGATGTCAGCCAGATCGAGCGGGTTTTCGTCGCCAGTAGCCGCGTTTATGACGGCGCCAGCTTCACAAGCGAGCGGCTCGAGGGGCTTGGCTTTACCCAGTTCGATGTCGCGATACCGCCCAATCGTGAAATCGGTGAGGTGAGCTGGCCTCAGGGCGAGGTGGATATCGAAGAAGACTTCGTTGTCACGCAAGCGGATCGGTTTCGGGATGCGACCGCTTTCCGCGCTGGTCTCCGCGCTGCTGTCGCCGCCCAACCCGCTGAGGCCCGCGAAGTCATGGTGTTTGTCCATGGGTTCAACAACACGTTTGCCGACGGGCTCTACCGGACCGCGCAGATTCGCCATGATTTCGAGATCCCCGGCGTGGCCGTGCATTACTCGTGGCCCAGCCTTAGCTCGCCCTTTGGATATGCATATGATCGCGACAGCGCCCTCTTTGCGCGGGATGGGTTGGAACAGTTCTTGCGGGAAATTGCGCGCACCGGCTCTCACAATATGGTGCTGGTTGCCCATTCGGTCGGTTCGGAATTGCTGATGGAAAGCTTGCGCCAACTCCGTATCGCGGGGGCGCATGATATCATCGACCGGATCAGCGGCGTGGTCCTGATGTCACCCGATATCGACGTGCAGGTCTTTAGAAGCCAAGCGGCACGGCTTAGCCCGCTGCCTGAGCCATTCTTCATTTTCACATCCCAACGGGATCGGGCCTTGCGGCTCTCGGCGCTGGTGAGCGGCGAACCTTCACGCCTAGGCAATATCGGCACAATCGAGGACGTGGCAGAGTTTAATGTAACCTTGATTGATGTGTCGGAATTCCGGGGCGGCGATGCGCTCAACCACAACACGGTCGTGACGTCTCCCGCGATGATCCGGCTCTTGAGCCGCGCCGAAGCTGTGAATTCCGCCTTTGAGGGGCAAGATAACAGCCCGATTGGCCTTTTGCCGGGGACGGTGCTGAGCCTGCAAAACGCGACACAGGTGATATTGACGCCGAATCTTTAACGCATGCGTCGGAGGTAAACGTAGTAAGCGCCGTCGCCCCCATGGCGAATATGTGCTTGCCGGATATCCAATACCAGCGCGCCAAGCGGCGGAGCGTTGAGCCAGGCTGGAACCTGATGGCGCAACACACCCCGGCGGATCGGGATCGGGCCAGGATCGTCGCGATCCTTGCCTTTACCGGTGATCACCAAGACCAGCCGCTTCTGCTCTGCCGCCGCACTCTGGATGAAGTGGATGAGGCGCGGATGCGCGTCCGCAAGGGTCAGCCCATGCAGATCGAGCCGCGCCTCGGGCTTGAGTTTGCCACGGATCATCTGCCGATGCAGTCCATGATCCATCTTAACCGGTGCGTGGGCTAAGCGCTCCGTCAAGGCTGGGCTAATCTGTGGGTTTGGAAGAGATGTGCTGGCGCGTTCGCCAATATGGAAGTCTTTCACCCGGACCTTTGGAGAAGGTTTCACGCCGGCATCGACAGGGTGATCCTGAAAGGTTCCGTCCGCGATTTTCGGGTTCCGCATCGGTTTTGTGCTGCGCGCGACACGGTCCCAAAGAGCTTTGTCTTCCGCGCTTAGAGCTTTCCGTTTCCGCCCTCCCATCTCAGGCGTCCGGCACCATGCGATGGGCGATCTCTATCGGCAGCAACACGATCATCCGGCCCGGGTCGCGGATACGGCCCGCTTCTCGACCAGCCTGATCCCCTGGGCCATAGAAGATATCCGCGCGTTGCGCGCCTTGGATCGCGCTGCCGGTATCTTGCGCGATCATCAAGCGACGGATCGGTGTCTCGCCCCCTTTTTCGATCCAAACTGGCGCACCAAGAGGCGTGTAATCCGGGTCGACTGCGATGGTTCGATGCGGGGTGATCGAGCGATTCATTGCCCCAAGCGGTCCATCGCTTGGATCAGAAATCTGGACCTCGCGAAAGAACACATAAGACGGGTTGTGACGGAGCAGTTCCTGCCCCTCGACCGGATTACGCCGCACCCAGGACTGAATCACCTGCGCCGAGACCTGATGCGGCTCATAGATCCCGCGCCTGACCATTTCTTGCCCGATCGAGCGGTATTGATGCCCATTTCGCCCGCCATATCCCACGCGCAGATA includes:
- a CDS encoding Smr/MutS family protein, whose protein sequence is MDHGLHRQMIRGKLKPEARLDLHGLTLADAHPRLIHFIQSAAAEQKRLVLVITGKGKDRDDPGPIPIRRGVLRHQVPAWLNAPPLGALVLDIRQAHIRHGGDGAYYVYLRRMR
- the mltA gene encoding murein transglycosylase A, with translation MTALMLAASMSVAMPGSAEPTAQVLEFSDLRGWADDDHNAALDVFLNTCMDMRDSEWQSLCALAQSQTNARGFFELFFRPVLIGGENTALFTGYFEPELDGSRRQTARFRYPLYRLPPEVDGLWRTRAEIEEFGLLEGRGLEIAWVDDPVEVFFLQIQGSGRVRLAEGGYLRVGYGGRNGHQYRSIGQEMVRRGIYEPHQVSAQVIQSWVRRNPVEGQELLRHNPSYVFFREVQISDPSDGPLGAMNRSITPHRTIAVDPDYTPLGAPVWIEKGGETPIRRLMIAQDTGSAIQGAQRADIFYGPGDQAGREAGRIRDPGRMIVLLPIEIAHRMVPDA
- a CDS encoding alpha/beta hydrolase; the encoded protein is MSSDFVTRYLAVLALLTLASCAPRAALVIAPSARDVSQIERVFVASSRVYDGASFTSERLEGLGFTQFDVAIPPNREIGEVSWPQGEVDIEEDFVVTQADRFRDATAFRAGLRAAVAAQPAEAREVMVFVHGFNNTFADGLYRTAQIRHDFEIPGVAVHYSWPSLSSPFGYAYDRDSALFARDGLEQFLREIARTGSHNMVLVAHSVGSELLMESLRQLRIAGAHDIIDRISGVVLMSPDIDVQVFRSQAARLSPLPEPFFIFTSQRDRALRLSALVSGEPSRLGNIGTIEDVAEFNVTLIDVSEFRGGDALNHNTVVTSPAMIRLLSRAEAVNSAFEGQDNSPIGLLPGTVLSLQNATQVILTPNL
- the hslU gene encoding ATP-dependent protease ATPase subunit HslU, whose amino-acid sequence is MTDLTPREIVSELDRFIIGQKDAKRAVAVALRNRWRRKQLADDLRDEVYPKNILMIGPTGVGKTEISRRLAKLARAPFIKVEATKFTEVGYVGRDVEQIIRDLVDAAQIMIREQMRDEVKAKAHDAAEDRVIEALAGTDAREQTREMFRKKLRAGELDDTVIELEVADTSNPMPMFEIPGQPGGMGGMPGGMNLGDLFGKAFGGRTVRKKMSVAASYDLLIDEEADKLLDQETVTREALRAVEQNGIVFIDEIDKVSARSDARGADVSREGVQRDLLPLIEGTTVSTKHGPVKTDHILFIASGAFHIAKPSDLLPELQGRLPIRVELRALTEEDFVRILTETDNALTLQYTALMATEEVEVSFTEDGIAALARIAAEVNQDVENIGARRLYTVMERVFEELSFTAPDRSGEAIVVDGSFVEKNLGALMKSADLSRYVL